A window of Haloarcula sp. H-GB4 contains these coding sequences:
- a CDS encoding redox-regulated ATPase YchF, whose product MSYKIGLVGKPSVGKSTFFNAATMNDVPEGAYPFTTIDPSMGEAYVRVDCAAPEFEHTCTPNHGYCTEGVRFVPTKLVDVAGLVPGAHEGKGLGNQFLTDLNEADVLVHVVDFTGETDLEGEPTEDHDPREDIDFLEDELDMWYLDILEKGIERYRSGYHGEDKAIEDDLAEQMSAFKINADEIKQVVLALDLELDPDTWDDEDREALAREIRIRTKPMLIAANKMDTPAAQENWEPITEDPEYEHLTFVPVSAHAEKALKNGNEQGVLDYRPGDEEFTVTADLPEEKAAGLEQIQDFVTEFGGTGVQQALETALFEELGAIAVFPGARKPQEDGTFLQDCFVLPDGSTAEDFAYFLHTDIGDGFLHAHDVRTERQIGADTELDHRDVVEITTTN is encoded by the coding sequence ATGAGCTACAAGATCGGACTCGTCGGCAAGCCCTCTGTCGGCAAGTCCACGTTTTTCAATGCGGCGACGATGAACGATGTGCCGGAGGGCGCGTACCCGTTCACGACAATCGACCCCTCGATGGGCGAGGCGTACGTCCGCGTCGACTGTGCGGCCCCGGAGTTCGAACACACCTGCACGCCCAACCACGGCTACTGTACCGAAGGTGTGCGGTTCGTCCCGACGAAACTCGTCGACGTGGCCGGCCTTGTTCCCGGCGCACACGAGGGGAAAGGGCTGGGGAACCAGTTCCTCACGGACCTCAATGAGGCCGACGTGCTCGTCCACGTCGTCGACTTCACCGGCGAGACGGACCTAGAGGGTGAGCCCACCGAGGACCACGACCCGCGCGAGGACATTGACTTCCTCGAAGACGAACTAGACATGTGGTATCTCGATATTCTAGAGAAGGGCATCGAGCGCTACCGCTCGGGCTACCACGGCGAGGACAAGGCCATCGAGGACGACCTCGCCGAGCAGATGTCGGCGTTCAAAATCAACGCCGACGAGATCAAACAGGTCGTCCTCGCGCTGGATCTTGAACTAGACCCTGACACCTGGGACGACGAGGACAGGGAGGCACTCGCTCGGGAAATCCGCATCCGGACCAAGCCGATGCTCATCGCGGCGAACAAGATGGACACCCCAGCGGCGCAGGAAAACTGGGAGCCAATCACCGAAGACCCGGAGTACGAGCATCTCACATTTGTCCCAGTCTCAGCCCACGCAGAGAAAGCGCTGAAAAACGGTAACGAGCAGGGCGTACTCGACTACCGGCCCGGCGACGAGGAGTTCACCGTGACGGCGGACCTGCCCGAGGAGAAGGCAGCGGGGCTGGAACAGATCCAAGATTTCGTCACCGAGTTCGGCGGCACGGGTGTCCAGCAGGCCCTCGAAACCGCGCTGTTCGAGGAACTGGGAGCTATCGCGGTGTTCCCCGGCGCTCGCAAGCCACAGGAAGACGGTACCTTCCTGCAAGACTGTTTCGTCCTCCCCGACGGGTCGACCGCCGAGGACTTCGCGTACTTCCTGCACACCGACATCGGCGATGGGTTCCTCCACGCGCACGACGTGCGAACCGAGCGACAGATCGGTGCTGACACCGAACTCGACCACCGCGACGTCGTCGAAATAACGACAACGAACTGA
- a CDS encoding methyl-accepting chemotaxis protein produces the protein MTTDDSTGPLGRLMLAVGTVPMAIEPYLPTPLRRTFSARVFLLAAMSIVGAPALAVVLFSSVTAAAIFIGFVVAVTGFLGYCEMYRAIIEINRKATAVDNGQYDIDFGVDRIDEVGDAYTKLERAATSLGQNIQEANEAQERAEEAREAAEAARETAESERSEMEALSSHLELKATQYRTALDDAAAGNLTARVDTDSISDAMAAVGTAINETLAALETAIGSGQSTATGIATGSETVLADGQQVRDETQSVADTASDIADGAETQRQQLDDAASELSDLSATVEEMASSVAEIADQSNTAADLGRDAQRSSSEAQSAVDEIRHYSTSAAGEVQQLDDIAEDMAEIVEVIDGIAEETNMLALNASIEAARAGQAGSGFAVVADEIKQLATETQAATGDVEDLIGSLRSQVGTSVDAMETMEDAVDRGSDTISETITTLEDVVDATVDVNGGIQEIDRATDQQATSAQEVVRIIDDINDIAGETATDARGMATTVDQQGQTVAGMVDSVERFADDADTLQEELSQFDTAGTDGVDTPASSGSAMSD, from the coding sequence ATGACGACGGATGATTCGACAGGCCCACTTGGCCGACTCATGCTTGCGGTCGGTACTGTGCCGATGGCAATTGAGCCGTACCTGCCGACACCGCTTCGTCGGACGTTCAGCGCCCGTGTCTTCCTGCTGGCAGCAATGTCAATTGTGGGCGCACCGGCGCTGGCTGTCGTGCTGTTTTCCTCCGTGACAGCCGCCGCGATATTCATCGGGTTTGTCGTCGCCGTGACCGGATTTCTGGGCTACTGTGAGATGTACCGCGCGATAATCGAGATCAACCGAAAGGCAACAGCAGTCGACAACGGGCAGTACGACATCGACTTCGGCGTTGACCGGATCGACGAAGTCGGGGACGCGTACACAAAGCTTGAACGGGCCGCGACCTCGCTTGGCCAGAACATCCAGGAGGCAAACGAAGCCCAGGAGCGCGCCGAGGAGGCGCGCGAAGCAGCCGAAGCGGCCCGTGAAACTGCTGAGTCCGAGCGCAGCGAGATGGAAGCATTGAGCAGTCACCTCGAACTCAAAGCGACACAGTACCGAACGGCGCTCGACGACGCGGCCGCCGGCAACCTGACCGCCCGCGTCGACACTGACAGTATCAGTGACGCTATGGCGGCCGTTGGGACCGCGATTAATGAGACGCTGGCTGCCCTAGAGACTGCCATCGGCAGCGGCCAGTCGACTGCGACGGGTATCGCAACTGGAAGTGAAACCGTATTAGCCGACGGGCAGCAGGTCCGTGACGAGACACAGTCCGTGGCAGACACCGCATCTGACATCGCCGACGGGGCAGAAACCCAGCGCCAGCAGCTAGACGATGCGGCGAGTGAACTCAGTGACCTCTCGGCGACTGTTGAGGAGATGGCGTCGTCCGTGGCTGAAATCGCTGACCAGAGCAACACTGCCGCAGACCTGGGCCGAGACGCCCAGCGGTCTTCGTCGGAGGCCCAGAGCGCCGTCGACGAAATCCGACACTACTCAACGAGCGCCGCGGGCGAGGTCCAGCAGCTCGACGACATCGCCGAAGACATGGCCGAGATCGTCGAAGTCATCGACGGCATCGCCGAGGAGACGAATATGCTGGCCCTGAACGCCTCCATCGAAGCCGCCCGTGCTGGCCAGGCGGGCTCGGGCTTTGCCGTTGTCGCGGACGAAATCAAACAGCTTGCGACCGAGACACAGGCCGCCACCGGCGACGTGGAGGACCTCATCGGATCGCTGCGGTCTCAGGTCGGTACGTCCGTCGACGCCATGGAGACGATGGAGGACGCTGTCGACCGCGGCAGCGACACTATCTCTGAGACCATTACGACACTTGAAGACGTGGTTGACGCCACTGTCGATGTCAACGGCGGTATCCAAGAGATTGACCGGGCGACCGACCAGCAGGCGACCAGCGCACAGGAAGTCGTGCGGATAATCGACGACATCAACGACATTGCCGGAGAGACCGCGACCGACGCCCGTGGCATGGCTACGACAGTCGACCAACAGGGCCAGACCGTTGCCGGGATGGTCGACTCGGTAGAGCGGTTCGCCGACGACGCCGACACGCTCCAGGAGGAACTCTCACAGTTCGATACAGCCGGAACTGACGGCGTGGACACGCCGGCTAGCTCCGGATCCGCAATGAGCGACTGA
- a CDS encoding thioredoxin domain-containing protein, translating to MNRRRFLTLSGVGVVGAVAGCSSEADSAESVDNHPAAADLDAQPRRGELGGHVILAFEDPSCPTCRRFHEDTLPDIRENIVDAGKGAYVVRTYPVIYPWGEPATQALESTFARDSEAYWALFEHYFAEQSSFDPDNVLDRTATFLTEEAAVDGKAVARDARERTHDDAVQADIQAAEDAGLGETTPIILLFEDGEFVTKVNGSVSYDLIAEALGERDG from the coding sequence ATGAACAGACGACGCTTTCTCACACTTTCCGGGGTGGGTGTCGTCGGCGCAGTCGCAGGCTGCAGTAGCGAGGCGGACAGCGCCGAATCTGTCGATAACCACCCGGCAGCCGCCGACCTCGACGCCCAGCCCCGCCGCGGTGAACTGGGGGGCCACGTCATTCTAGCGTTCGAGGACCCTTCCTGTCCCACGTGTCGCCGCTTCCACGAGGACACGCTGCCGGACATTCGGGAGAACATCGTGGACGCAGGCAAAGGCGCGTACGTCGTCCGGACCTACCCGGTCATCTACCCCTGGGGTGAGCCGGCGACACAGGCGCTAGAGTCGACGTTCGCCCGCGACAGCGAGGCGTACTGGGCGCTGTTCGAGCACTACTTCGCCGAGCAGTCGTCGTTCGACCCGGACAACGTTCTGGACCGAACGGCGACGTTTCTCACCGAGGAGGCGGCGGTAGACGGCAAGGCGGTCGCACGTGACGCGCGGGAGCGGACACACGACGACGCTGTACAGGCTGATATCCAGGCGGCCGAGGACGCCGGACTGGGTGAGACGACGCCGATTATTCTGCTGTTCGAGGACGGTGAGTTCGTGACGAAGGTCAACGGGAGCGTCAGTTACGACCTCATTGCGGAGGCGCTGGGAGAGCGCGACGGATGA
- a CDS encoding S66 peptidase family protein, which yields MPAVPEFLTPPPVEPGEQVAVVAPASNAPESARFIYELGLERMREGFDLDPVEYPTATADPEWLADNPEARAEEVMNAFRDPDISAVIANIGGHDQITMLPYLDGDVLREHPTRFYGYSDNTNLALFLWNHGIVSYYGGSTLLEYAMDGEMFDYTKEYLRRVLFEDSVGEWTEADVFTDESGNWEDPESVKTTREIEQSDGRIWRGGEETVSGRIWGGCYAVLVEQFLADRYLPAPEALNGTVLALETSELIPDPAVVGANLRALGERGLLERFDGVLVGRACARSHAEENPQDWRVEYRERQHDTIADVLETYNPNAPVVFNCEFGHTYPTCPIPIGGEVEIEPATKSIRFP from the coding sequence ATGCCAGCCGTGCCTGAGTTCCTTACTCCACCCCCTGTCGAACCCGGTGAGCAGGTCGCGGTTGTCGCACCGGCATCAAACGCACCCGAGTCCGCGCGGTTCATCTACGAACTTGGTCTTGAACGAATGCGCGAGGGTTTCGACCTTGACCCAGTTGAGTATCCGACCGCGACCGCCGACCCGGAGTGGCTTGCGGACAATCCGGAGGCGCGCGCCGAAGAGGTTATGAACGCCTTCCGGGACCCGGACATCTCGGCCGTGATCGCTAATATCGGAGGCCACGACCAGATCACGATGCTCCCATATCTCGATGGGGACGTACTCCGCGAGCACCCGACTCGATTCTACGGGTACTCAGACAACACGAATCTGGCTCTGTTTCTCTGGAATCACGGGATCGTTTCGTACTACGGCGGCTCCACCCTGCTCGAATACGCGATGGATGGCGAGATGTTTGACTACACCAAAGAGTACCTGCGGCGTGTGCTTTTCGAGGATTCTGTCGGCGAGTGGACCGAAGCGGACGTGTTTACTGATGAGTCCGGCAACTGGGAAGATCCGGAGTCAGTCAAAACCACGCGCGAAATCGAACAATCTGATGGCCGAATCTGGCGTGGTGGTGAAGAGACTGTCTCGGGTCGAATCTGGGGCGGCTGCTATGCAGTCCTCGTTGAGCAGTTCCTCGCCGACCGCTACCTGCCTGCTCCCGAGGCGCTGAATGGCACTGTGCTTGCGTTGGAGACGAGTGAACTGATCCCTGACCCGGCCGTCGTCGGTGCGAACCTCCGGGCACTCGGCGAACGGGGTCTTCTCGAACGATTCGACGGTGTGCTTGTCGGACGCGCCTGCGCGCGCTCACACGCCGAAGAAAACCCACAAGACTGGCGAGTGGAGTATCGAGAGCGCCAGCACGACACGATTGCTGATGTCCTCGAAACGTACAATCCGAACGCACCTGTTGTTTTCAATTGCGAGTTCGGACACACGTATCCGACGTGTCCCATTCCAATCGGCGGTGAGGTCGAAATAGAACCCGCAACCAAATCCATTCGCTTTCCTTGA
- a CDS encoding helix-turn-helix domain-containing protein: MSVICEFELQSADMPLCAVAAELNTRLIVDNVVSGTTDEPALVFSATGVEPDALESALLGDESVVEFVAMDSDIVESRYRVVLDTDYVEMYTQLVDRQTYPMGALVTEHGWKVSTQFADRADLEAFRDTCQSSSVAFRPHRLCETEHGGDNYGLTAPQREALLAAHRLGYFAVPRGADLTELSAELDATTSAISERLRRGTDQLIDHTIASSEQ, from the coding sequence ATGAGCGTCATTTGTGAATTCGAGTTGCAGTCCGCAGATATGCCGCTGTGTGCGGTTGCTGCCGAACTGAACACCCGACTGATCGTCGACAACGTCGTCTCCGGCACGACCGACGAGCCGGCACTCGTGTTCTCCGCAACGGGCGTCGAACCGGACGCGCTTGAATCGGCGTTGCTCGGCGATGAATCAGTCGTGGAGTTTGTCGCCATGGACTCGGACATCGTAGAGTCACGGTATCGGGTCGTCCTCGATACGGATTACGTCGAAATGTACACCCAGCTCGTCGACCGGCAGACGTATCCGATGGGTGCGCTCGTGACCGAGCACGGGTGGAAGGTGAGCACGCAGTTCGCCGACCGAGCGGACCTCGAAGCGTTCCGGGACACCTGTCAGTCTAGCAGTGTCGCGTTCCGTCCGCATCGGCTCTGCGAAACGGAGCACGGCGGCGACAACTACGGGCTCACCGCCCCACAGCGAGAGGCACTGCTGGCAGCCCACCGGCTGGGGTATTTCGCCGTTCCCCGCGGGGCAGACCTGACAGAACTTTCAGCGGAGCTCGACGCGACGACGTCCGCGATTTCGGAGCGCCTCCGTCGTGGTACGGACCAGTTGATCGACCACACAATCGCCAGCTCCGAACAGTGA
- a CDS encoding oleate hydratase — MTIHQHPHVTDCEAHFVGGGIASLAGAAFLVRDGNMPGENIHVYEKLDVVGGAMDGAGDPDEAYLIRGGRMFNYPAYECTWDLFESIPSLEDDSRSVKDVMDEFNEAHPSYAKTRLMHEGERIDAGEYGLTRQHRQSMVRLLLTPEPRLGDTRIEEWFDESFLETNFWYVWATIFAFQPWHSVAEVRRYMYRFLHEFPRLHTMEGIDRTKYNQYDSMILPLRRWLEDRGVSFEYGHEVTDMDIVPSRTGRTVERLYCETDSGTETVPVEPSDLVFVTNGSMTDGSSIGGMDEAPELNETGASWELWKSIAEDNPQFGNPSVFADNVTETKWESFTVTLHNTELFDHIVDFTNEEPGNGLVTYLGSNWLLSTVVAAQPHFANQPDDVKVFWGYALFPDREGNYVEKPMSECTGREILQELCYHLQCEERLPEILDDVTCIPAMMPFITAHFQPREPGDRPDVVPDGSNNLAFLGQYAEQPRDVVFTVEYSVRSAMTAVYEMLDLDQEVPPVSKHYRELGVIADTVRAAYR, encoded by the coding sequence ATGACCATCCACCAGCACCCACACGTCACTGACTGCGAAGCACACTTCGTCGGGGGCGGTATCGCCTCCCTGGCTGGCGCGGCGTTCCTCGTCCGGGACGGCAATATGCCCGGCGAAAACATCCATGTCTACGAAAAGCTGGACGTCGTCGGTGGCGCGATGGACGGCGCTGGCGACCCGGACGAGGCGTACCTGATCCGGGGCGGGAGGATGTTCAACTACCCGGCGTACGAATGTACGTGGGACCTCTTTGAGTCCATCCCGTCGCTCGAAGACGATTCGCGCTCGGTCAAAGACGTGATGGACGAGTTCAACGAAGCGCACCCCTCGTACGCGAAAACACGGCTGATGCACGAGGGCGAACGGATCGACGCGGGCGAGTACGGACTGACGCGACAGCACCGGCAGTCGATGGTTCGGTTGCTCCTCACGCCCGAACCGCGACTCGGTGACACGCGCATTGAGGAGTGGTTCGACGAGTCGTTCCTGGAGACGAACTTCTGGTACGTCTGGGCGACCATCTTCGCGTTCCAACCGTGGCACAGCGTCGCCGAGGTCCGGCGCTACATGTACCGGTTCCTCCACGAGTTCCCGCGCCTGCACACTATGGAGGGCATCGACCGGACGAAGTACAACCAGTACGACTCGATGATCCTCCCGCTCCGGCGCTGGCTCGAAGACAGGGGCGTCTCCTTCGAGTACGGCCACGAGGTGACGGATATGGACATCGTTCCGTCGCGGACGGGGCGTACCGTCGAGCGGCTCTACTGTGAGACCGACAGCGGAACCGAAACGGTCCCCGTCGAGCCGTCCGACCTCGTGTTCGTGACAAACGGGTCGATGACCGACGGCTCGTCTATCGGCGGGATGGACGAGGCCCCCGAACTGAACGAGACCGGCGCGTCGTGGGAGCTGTGGAAGTCCATCGCTGAGGACAACCCACAGTTCGGCAATCCGTCGGTGTTCGCGGACAACGTCACGGAGACAAAATGGGAGTCGTTCACCGTTACCCTGCACAACACCGAGCTGTTCGACCACATCGTCGATTTCACCAACGAGGAACCGGGCAACGGGCTCGTCACCTACCTCGGGTCGAACTGGCTGTTGTCGACGGTCGTCGCCGCCCAGCCACACTTCGCGAACCAGCCGGACGACGTGAAGGTATTCTGGGGCTACGCGCTGTTCCCGGACCGCGAGGGGAACTACGTTGAGAAACCGATGTCCGAGTGTACCGGCCGCGAGATCCTTCAGGAGCTGTGTTACCACCTGCAGTGCGAGGAACGGCTCCCGGAGATACTCGACGACGTGACCTGCATCCCGGCGATGATGCCGTTCATCACGGCGCACTTCCAGCCCCGGGAACCCGGTGACCGGCCCGATGTCGTTCCGGACGGGTCGAACAATCTGGCGTTCCTCGGACAGTACGCCGAACAGCCACGGGACGTCGTGTTCACCGTCGAGTACTCCGTCCGGTCGGCGATGACCGCCGTCTACGAGATGCTCGACCTCGATCAGGAGGTACCTCCGGTGAGCAAACACTACCGAGAGCTCGGTGTCATCGCGGACACTGTTCGCGCCGCGTACCGCTGA
- a CDS encoding hemolysin family protein: MGVYAHTDALRPEGAMVNLALSAAQLLVALVLVGLNGFFVAAEFAFVRVRGTSVEQLADEGRAGAGSLQAVMADLDNYLAVTQLGITLASLGLGWVGEPAVAALLEPVLAPVLPESLLHVVAFAVGFTIITFLHVVFGELAPKTFAIARTERLSLLLAPPMKPLYYLFYPGIVVFNGSANAFTQLLGVPPASETDETLGEREIRRVLAQSGEEGNIDAAEVDMIERVFDLDDTVVREVMVPRPDVVSVPADATMADIRGVVLDEGHTRYPVVDADDSDQIVGFIDVKDVLRAGEEGNETATAGDIAREIPVVPETTAINDLLLQFRQDRRQMAAVIDEWGSLEGIATIEDVVEAVVGDLRDEFDVDGREHAIRKQSDGSYDADGGVPLSTVSEALGVDLDSDAVETIGGLVLSQLDRAPEVGDVAEAAGYVFEVTGVDGTRISTVEISENDADDSPSAG, encoded by the coding sequence ATGGGTGTGTATGCACACACCGACGCGCTCCGCCCGGAGGGTGCGATGGTAAACCTCGCGCTCTCAGCGGCGCAGCTCCTCGTGGCGCTGGTCCTCGTGGGACTGAACGGCTTCTTCGTCGCCGCCGAGTTCGCGTTCGTTCGCGTTCGCGGCACATCGGTCGAACAGCTCGCTGACGAAGGCCGGGCCGGCGCAGGCTCGCTTCAGGCAGTGATGGCGGACCTGGACAACTATCTCGCGGTGACCCAACTCGGGATTACGCTCGCCTCGCTGGGGCTGGGATGGGTCGGTGAGCCCGCCGTCGCAGCGCTGCTTGAACCCGTCCTCGCTCCGGTACTGCCCGAGAGCCTCCTCCACGTCGTCGCGTTCGCAGTTGGGTTCACAATCATCACGTTCCTCCACGTCGTCTTCGGCGAACTCGCGCCGAAGACGTTCGCCATTGCCCGGACTGAGCGGCTCTCGCTGTTGCTCGCGCCGCCGATGAAGCCGCTTTACTATCTGTTCTATCCCGGGATCGTCGTGTTCAACGGCTCGGCAAACGCCTTTACGCAATTGCTGGGAGTCCCGCCGGCCTCGGAGACAGACGAGACGCTCGGCGAGCGTGAGATCCGCCGGGTGCTGGCTCAGTCCGGCGAAGAAGGGAACATCGATGCGGCCGAGGTTGACATGATTGAGCGTGTGTTCGACCTTGACGATACGGTCGTCCGAGAGGTCATGGTCCCGCGACCCGACGTTGTGAGCGTCCCAGCGGACGCCACGATGGCAGATATCCGGGGGGTCGTTCTTGATGAAGGACACACCCGCTATCCGGTGGTCGACGCCGACGATAGCGACCAGATTGTCGGGTTCATCGATGTCAAAGACGTGCTGCGGGCCGGCGAGGAAGGCAACGAGACCGCGACTGCCGGCGATATCGCCCGCGAGATACCGGTCGTCCCGGAGACGACAGCTATCAACGACCTCCTGTTACAGTTCAGGCAAGACCGCCGGCAGATGGCCGCGGTCATCGACGAGTGGGGGTCGCTGGAGGGCATCGCGACAATCGAAGACGTGGTCGAGGCCGTCGTCGGCGACCTGCGCGACGAGTTCGACGTTGATGGCCGCGAACATGCCATCCGCAAGCAAAGCGACGGGAGCTACGACGCCGACGGCGGCGTGCCGCTGTCGACAGTCAGTGAGGCTCTCGGTGTCGACCTCGACAGCGACGCGGTCGAAACCATCGGCGGGCTGGTGTTGAGTCAGCTCGACCGCGCCCCGGAAGTCGGTGACGTCGCCGAAGCGGCCGGATACGTGTTTGAGGTGACAGGCGTCGACGGCACCCGAATCTCGACGGTCGAAATCAGCGAGAACGACGCTGACGACTCGCCATCGGCCGGGTAA
- the eis gene encoding enhanced intracellular survival protein Eis, which translates to MSEFRPVPTTDREACQRILQYAFAPSRGPVIPDSDDDWPPSLFDQRGLYDGDTLRAVCKLYFLDTTVRGAATTVGGLGAVATPPEHRGQGLAADLCRHALSAYRESDVGFVTLWPFSTPFYHRLGWGTANTYRRFDLPPSALPDDDTGGQMSSLDAGDWERLRQVETAAAAGTALSLRRSEAWWRERTLADWDGGGVPYCYGYERDGELQGYVVYTVADDADNTLSVSNFAVVDEEARRALFAFLGHHGAQIERVTLQLPPDTDLLHRVDDPGAVDCTVEAGPMVRLTDVCHLERLDWPGGDLDCTLLVNDPLLDRNDGLFRLSVNGGTATVDPLPASDSKADVAVDIATLSQLAVGTHGVDAAARLAGLEIHDDSVRDPLTDVFEPKSVYLGEFF; encoded by the coding sequence ATGTCTGAATTCCGCCCCGTCCCGACGACTGACCGCGAAGCCTGCCAGCGGATACTTCAGTACGCGTTCGCGCCTAGCAGGGGACCTGTAATCCCAGACTCAGACGACGACTGGCCGCCGTCGCTGTTCGACCAGCGAGGCCTCTACGACGGTGACACCCTCCGGGCCGTCTGCAAGCTGTATTTCCTCGACACAACTGTTCGCGGCGCGGCGACGACGGTCGGTGGCCTCGGCGCGGTTGCAACGCCACCCGAACACCGCGGACAGGGGCTCGCCGCCGACCTCTGCCGACATGCACTGTCTGCGTACCGCGAATCCGATGTCGGGTTCGTCACCCTCTGGCCGTTTTCGACGCCGTTCTATCACCGTCTGGGCTGGGGGACGGCGAACACTTATCGCCGCTTCGACCTGCCGCCATCGGCGCTCCCGGACGACGACACTGGCGGACAGATGAGTAGCCTTGACGCCGGCGACTGGGAGCGGCTCCGTCAGGTCGAGACCGCTGCAGCCGCCGGGACGGCGCTCTCACTCCGGCGCTCGGAAGCGTGGTGGCGTGAGCGGACTCTCGCCGACTGGGACGGTGGCGGTGTCCCGTACTGCTACGGCTACGAACGCGACGGTGAACTTCAGGGGTACGTCGTGTACACCGTGGCGGACGATGCTGACAACACGCTCTCGGTTTCGAACTTCGCGGTTGTCGACGAGGAGGCCCGCCGCGCTCTGTTTGCGTTCCTCGGGCATCACGGCGCACAGATCGAGCGCGTCACGCTCCAGCTACCGCCTGACACTGACCTCCTCCATCGCGTCGACGACCCTGGCGCAGTCGACTGTACGGTCGAGGCTGGGCCGATGGTTCGGCTCACGGACGTATGCCACCTCGAACGCCTCGACTGGCCCGGGGGCGACCTCGACTGTACGCTCTTGGTCAACGACCCGCTGCTTGACCGCAACGACGGCCTGTTCCGGCTGTCAGTGAACGGCGGCACTGCGACGGTCGACCCGCTTCCAGCCAGCGACTCGAAAGCCGATGTGGCCGTCGACATTGCGACGCTCTCACAACTGGCCGTCGGGACGCACGGCGTCGACGCCGCTGCACGTCTGGCCGGGCTGGAGATACACGACGACTCGGTCCGTGATCCGCTCACGGACGTTTTCGAGCCCAAATCTGTCTATCTGGGCGAGTTCTTCTGA
- a CDS encoding Brp/Blh family beta-carotene 15,15'-dioxygenase: MPTTSLGSVWQRHRDTDRHPSLLLSRASLLVLAVIFGLLGAAEVRIPLRAQMVVYLVGMVALNLPHGGYEHFENLRRRRPSFRWRYVAVYLAAIGGFVGLFLAAPVAGLALALTVAMAKGGLGGLQVLEATSGTDHLQTRFQRWLAAAVRGGAVMLVPIVFWPETFHAFSSLMVGLVEPGALSSYAGAFDTTRLVIGSGYGLALTAHIVLGYVRGGGRSWLIDAGESLLLAVFFASVPVLVAVGLYFPFWYSARQVARTASVETEPVGDERWDLLGGADASTVALRAWIVLIVGALATFGVLVAVYWAFPNPLGTSNLLPGAVAFWSMFISIVALPHIVVRSLLDRDRGIWYVP; this comes from the coding sequence ATGCCCACGACCAGCCTGGGGTCCGTCTGGCAGCGGCATCGGGACACCGACCGCCATCCGTCGCTCCTGCTTTCGCGGGCGAGCCTGCTGGTACTTGCTGTCATTTTCGGTCTCCTCGGTGCTGCCGAGGTCCGAATTCCGCTCCGGGCACAGATGGTGGTGTACCTCGTCGGGATGGTCGCACTCAACCTTCCCCACGGCGGGTACGAGCACTTCGAGAACCTCCGTCGCCGCCGCCCCTCGTTTCGCTGGCGGTACGTCGCGGTGTATCTGGCGGCTATCGGCGGGTTCGTCGGCCTGTTCCTCGCCGCGCCAGTCGCCGGCCTCGCGCTGGCGTTGACCGTCGCCATGGCGAAGGGGGGCCTCGGCGGCCTGCAGGTGCTGGAAGCCACGAGCGGCACCGACCACCTGCAGACCCGGTTCCAGCGCTGGCTGGCGGCGGCCGTCCGCGGCGGTGCGGTGATGCTCGTCCCCATCGTGTTCTGGCCGGAGACGTTTCACGCGTTCAGTTCGCTGATGGTCGGCCTCGTCGAACCGGGCGCACTCTCGTCGTACGCGGGGGCGTTCGACACGACCCGGCTCGTCATTGGATCGGGCTACGGGCTCGCCCTAACGGCGCACATCGTGCTTGGCTACGTCCGCGGCGGCGGCCGCTCTTGGCTTATCGACGCCGGAGAATCGTTGCTCCTTGCGGTATTCTTCGCGTCTGTCCCGGTCCTCGTCGCCGTTGGCCTGTACTTCCCGTTCTGGTACTCCGCCCGGCAGGTGGCGCGGACGGCGTCCGTCGAGACAGAGCCGGTCGGCGACGAGCGCTGGGACCTGCTCGGCGGCGCGGACGCCTCAACGGTTGCGTTGCGCGCCTGGATCGTCCTCATCGTTGGGGCACTGGCCACCTTCGGCGTCCTCGTCGCCGTCTACTGGGCGTTCCCGAACCCGCTGGGAACGAGCAATCTGCTCCCCGGCGCGGTGGCGTTCTGGAGTATGTTCATCAGCATCGTCGCGCTCCCGCACATCGTCGTCAGGTCGCTCCTTGACCGGGACCGTGGTATCTGGTACGTGCCGTGA